In Drosophila simulans strain w501 chromosome X, Prin_Dsim_3.1, whole genome shotgun sequence, one DNA window encodes the following:
- the LOC6726459 gene encoding O-acyltransferase like protein codes for MIKLLAILLTAGLAVIQGALPPSQLSSNLWTPHDVPTMADYERLVDLRSLAMEFYREFRNISTADVHLLGERIGPQDLQCLADMVQFMSALSAPKAWALKMLDAWGTIPSGYLIGNRVDMGNYRECMSEGGLLTSAQDIQGKYCFMELPVAKWLGFNSELLKEISIRTAVCLPSSCSASNMELYLKQLLKRLLGVSDVTNLFSISESSCRTKDRAPWDGLTIFTVVLLSVFGATVILCTLYDYFLCPEQDKLPRPIRAFSARATSRSLFTIVENSANPNVIHCLNGMRCMSLIWVIFSHEYIGNMKGPAMNPVDNLIWASQFFSSFILYGTLSVDTFFFIAGLLLVSIGLRSMEKNKGKLNVPLMYLHRYLRLTPVVALAILFFYKMIPLFADGPMYDDIGFFEYSACKKTWYWTLLYVQNYATSDVCVPHTWYLAVDMQLYLLSPILLIALYKWGKKAAGGILVVTLLLSACLFSTIMVNDFPVMFKTGIQAQVVQEKIYSATHTHAAPWLVGTMFGYLLHLIRGRRFKLSPLAVWAGWLLSLALLFTSIFALYPYSKLLGKSPTILEGALYYTLVRIAWPLGLCWVVFACMQGYGGLANSFLSSPLWQPLSKLSYGAYIWHIFVMEIANRSVQNNTYFSNYQMMRNFWSTFGFTLLVTYVLYVLIEAPLEALERMMFPNRRSPPAAKDQPQIEPRTDVVEQIDGMDPVEQIDSPTQSDLETSANKTETDLELSN; via the exons ATGATCAAGCTATTGGCTATATTGCTGACCGCCGGACTGGCGGTGATCCAAGGAGCGCTACCGCCGTCCCAACTATCCAGTAATCTATGGACGCCGCACGATGTGCCCACCATGGCGGATTACGAACGGCTCGTGGATCTGCGCTCCCTGGCCATGGAGTTCTATCGCGAATTCCGAAACATTTCAACGGCGGATGTGCATCTGCTGGGTGAGCGGATTGGACCGCAAGATCTACAGTGCCTGGCGGATATGGTCCAGTTTATGAGTGCCCTAAGTGCGCCCAAGGCGTGGGCCCTAAAAA TGCTCGACGCGTGGGGCACCATTCCATCGGGTTATCTCATTGGCAACCGCGTCGACATGGGCAACTACAGGGAGTGCATGTCCGAGGGCGGATTGCTCACCTCAGCGCAGGACATCCAGGGAAAGTACTGCTTCATGGAGCTGCCGGTCGCCAAGTGGTTGGGCTTCAATTCGGAGCTGCTGAAGGAGATCAGCATAAGAACCGCTGTGTGCCTGCCCTCCTCCTGCTCGGCGAGCAACATGGAGCTGTACCTCAAGCAACTGCTCAAGCGGCTGCTTGGCGTCAGTGATGTGACCAACTTGTTTTCCATCAGCGAGTCATCGTGCCGAACCAAGGATAGAGCACCCTGGGATGGGCTCACCATATTCACAGT CGTTCTACTGTCCGTATTCGGCGCCACGGTGATCCTGTGCACCCTCTACGACTACTTCTTGTGTCCGGAGCAGG ATAAGCTGCCCCGGCCCATCAGGGCCTTCTCAGCCCGTGCCACTTCGCGCTCGCTGTTCACCATCGTGGAGAACTCGGCGAATCCGAATGTGATCCACTGCCTCAATGGCATGCGGTGCATGTCCCTGATCTGGGTGATCTTCAGCCATGAGTACATTGGCAACATGAAGGGTCCCGCCATGAATCCAGTGGACAACCTGATATGGGCGTCGCAGTTCTTCTCGAGCTTCATACTCTACGGCACCTTGTCGGTGGACACGTTCTTCTTCATCGCCGGCTTGCTGCTGGTTTCAATTGGCCTGCGAAGCATGGAAAA GAACAAGGGAAAGCTGAATGTGCCGCTGATGTATCTGCACCGATATCTGCGCCTTACCCCGGTCGTAGCCCTTGCCATACTGTTTTTCTACAAGATGATACCCCTCTTCGCCGACGGTCCAATGTATGATGATATCGGCTTCTTCGAATACTCCGCGTGCAAGAAGACCTGGTATTGGACCCTTCTCTACGTGCAGAACTACGCAACTTCCGATGTG TGCGTGCCGCATACCTGGTACTTGGCGGTGGACATGCAACTGTACCTCCTGTCCCCGATCCTGCTGATCGCCCTCTACAAGTGGGGCAAGAAGGCGGCCGGAGGTATCCTGGTGGTCACTTTGTTGCTCTCGGCCTGCCTGTTTTCCACCATAATGGTGAATGACTTTCCCGTGATGTTCAA AACTGGAATTCAGGCTCAGGTGGTTCAGGAGAAGATCTACTccgccacgcacacacatgcggcGCCCTGGTTGGTCGGCACTATGTTCGGCTACCTCCTGCACCTGATCCGTGGCCGGAGATTCAAGCTCAGCCCCCTGGCTGTCTGGGCAGGCTGGCTGCTCAGCCTGGCCCTGCTCTTCACCTCGATCTTCGCCTTGTATCCGTACTCGAAGCTGCTGGGCAAATCGCCCACGATATTGGAAGGAGCCCTCTACTACACACTGGTCCGGATCGCCTGGCCCCTCGGTCTCTGCTGGGTGGTCTTTGCGTGCATGCAGGGCTATGGAGGTCTGGCCAACAGCTTCCTCTCCTCACCACTTTGGCAGCCGCTGTCCAAGCTCTCCTACGGCGCCTACATCTGGCACATCTTCGTCATGGAAATCGCCAACAGAAGCGTTCAGAACAATACGTACTTCTCCAACTATCAAATG ATGCGTAACTTCTGGTCCACCTTTGGCTTCACCCTGCTGGTGACCTACGTGCTCTACGTTTTAATTGAGGCGCCTCTGGAGGCCTTGGAAAGAATGATGTTTCCCAACCGCAGAAGCCCGCCAGCAGCAAAGGATCAGCCGCAAATCGAACCCCGAACGGATGTCGTGGAGCAGATAGACGGGATGGACCCGGTGGAGCAGATAGACAGTCCGACCCAGTCCGACCTGGAAACGAGTGCCAACAAAACGGAGACTGACCTCGAGTTATCAAATTAG